The Mytilus galloprovincialis chromosome 2, xbMytGall1.hap1.1, whole genome shotgun sequence genome has a window encoding:
- the LOC143064523 gene encoding polypeptide N-acetylgalactosaminyltransferase 5-like isoform X2 → MTKITKSSFFLTIFVVSLIWFSITLMILMFHEDHIHRQYLRDNLKIQESLESRDHFKLVHNKQPLKVDAFVSPEVRRPLLKTPKMKSPPKNKVPSRFLHQQLQPPKQKFESRRLSNKSSVKEHVDAGLKFTETKLKKNNVNENPNVYVIPDSEWKRLQHLDVIASMDAPGEMGNAVRVNVTKLAPDERSQYDRLYKLNGFNQYVSDMISYHRRLADIRNPQCKAKLYPKDLPNTSVIICLHNEAWSVLLRTVHSILNRSPPNLIHEIILVDDFSDLAHLKKPLDDYMATLKKVKVLHTKKREGLVRARLLGYSITTGDTLTFLDSHVECFPGWLEPLLDRVHTDPTVAVAPLIPIISSDSFSSQKSVASLVAVGGFDIEKMTFNWNNIPRTQRQQRQNAADPQKSPTMAGGLFTISRDFFTKIGTYDEGMNIWGGENLEISFRVWMCGGSLEIHPCSAVAHIFRAVSPYKWGSTPIFETLRHNSVRVAEVWMDDYKDYYYGTLNFNLLKSFLAPSVCMDSMGGGHSTTIEVQGQPCHGGGGNQFFRLTADGRIERNSACLDFNSKNKTLHFIRCDGGSTQTWQFTKDQQIKLQLWDLCLELISNRRTLAMNNCEAIPKQQWAWTKKYI, encoded by the exons ATGACTAAGATCACtaaatcatctttttttcttACCAtttttgttgtctcattgatatgGTTTTCAATCACCTTAATGATACTAATGTTTCATGAAGATCATATTCACAGACAATATTTAAGagataatttaaaaattcaagaATCACTAGAATCAAGGGACCATTTCAAACTAGTTCATAACAAACAACCTCTAAAAGTTGATGCATTTGTAAGTCCTGAAGTAAGGAGACCGTTATTGAAAACACCCAAAATGAAGTCACCACCAAAGAATAAAGTTCCTTCTCGATTTCTACATCAACAACTTCAACCcccaaaacaaaaatttgaaagccGCCGATTAAGCAATAAATCTTCAGTAAAGGAGCATGTGGATGCCGGCTTGAAATTTACAGagacaaaattaaagaaaaacaatgttAATGAGAACCCAAATGTTTATGTAATCCCAGATAGTGAATGGAAAAGATTACAACATTTAGACGTCATTGCTTCGATGGATGCACCAG GTGAGATGGGTAATGCTGTAAGAGTTAATGTCACTAAACTAGCTCCAGATGAGAGGTCACAGTATGATAGATTGTACAAACTAAATGGATTTAATCAGTATGTAAGTGATATGATATCGTATCACAGAAGACTGGCAGATATTAGAAATCCACA atgtaaagcaaaactttatCCAAAAGATCTTCCTAATACAAGTGTAATAATTTGTCTCCATAATGAGGCTTGGTCGGTTTTACTGCGTACTGTCCACAGTATTTTGAACCGGTCGCCACCAAAtctgatacatgaaataattCTGGTAGACGACTTTTCAGATTTAG CACATTTGAAGAAACCATTAGACGATTATATGGCAACactgaaaaaagtaaaagtatTACACACGAAAAAACGAGAAGGATTGGTGCGAGCCAGACTACTAGGGTATTCTATTACTACAGGAGATACTCTCACATTTCTTGATTCTCATGTTGAGTGCTTTCCAG gttggttagaaccATTGTTAGACAGAGTACATACTGACCCTACTGTTGCAGTAGCTCCTCTTATTCCTATCATTAGCAGTGATAGCTTCAGCAGTCAAAAATCGGTGGCTTCTCTCGTTGCAGTAGGGGggtttgatattgaaaaaatgaCATTTAATTGGAATAATATACCCCGAACACAAAGGCAACAGCGACAAAACGCGGCTGATCCACAGAA ATCACCAACAATGGCAGGCGGTTTATTTACTATCTCCAGAGATTTCTTTACAAAAATAGGAACATACGATGAAGGCATGAATATTTGGGGAGgagaaaatttagaaatatcatTCCGG GTTTGGATGTGTGGTGGTAGCCTAGAAATCCATCCTTGTTCGGCTGTAGCTCATATATTTAGAGCAGTTAGTCCTTACAAATGGGGTTCGACGCCAATTTTTGAGACCTTACGTCATAATTCTGTTCGTGTTGCGGAGGTGTGGATGGATGATTATAAAGACTATTACTATGGAACTCTCAACTTCAATTTG CTGAAGAGTTTTCTAGCACCTTCTGTTTGTATGGATTCCATGGGTGGTGGACACAGTACTACAATAGAAGTCCAAGGACAGCCTTGTCATGGAGGAGGCGGAAATCAG TTCTTCAGATTAACAGCTGATGGCAGGATAGAAAGAAATAGTGCGTGTCTTGATTTTAATTCCAAAAATAAAACGCTTCATTTCATTCGTTGTGATGGAGGATCAACTCAAACTTGGCAATTTACAAAG GATCAACAAATTAAACTACAGTTATGGGATCTCTGTCTGGAACTTATATCAAACAGACGTACACTTGCAATGAACAATTGTGAAGCGATTCCAAAGCAACAATGGGCGTGGACCAAGAagtatatataa
- the LOC143064523 gene encoding polypeptide N-acetylgalactosaminyltransferase 5-like isoform X3, which yields MTKITKSSFFLTIFVVSLIWFSITLMILMFHEDHIHRQYLRDNLKIQESLESRDHFKLVHNKQPLKVDAFVSPEVRRPLLKTPKMKSPPKNKVPSRFLHQQLQPPKQKFESRRLSNKSSVKEHVDAGLKFTETKLKKNNVNENPNVYVIPDSEWKRLQHLDVIASMDAPGEMGNAVRVNVTKLAPDERSQYDRLYKLNGFNQYVSDMISYHRRLADIRNPQCKAKLYPKDLPNTSVIICLHNEAWSVLLRTVHSILNRSPPNLIHEIILVDDFSDLAHLKKPLDDYMATLKKVKVLHTKKREGLVRARLLGYSITTGDTLTFLDSHVECFPGWLEPLLDRVHTDPTVAVAPLIPIISSDSFSSQKSVASLVAVGGFDIEKMTFNWNNIPRTQRQQRQNAADPQKSPTMAGGLFTISRDFFTKIGTYDEGMNIWGGENLEISFRVWMCGGSLEIHPCSAVAHIFRAVSPYKWGSTPIFETLRHNSVRVAEVWMDDYKDYYYGTLNFNLGNFGDISSRKELRKKLNCHSFDC from the exons ATGACTAAGATCACtaaatcatctttttttcttACCAtttttgttgtctcattgatatgGTTTTCAATCACCTTAATGATACTAATGTTTCATGAAGATCATATTCACAGACAATATTTAAGagataatttaaaaattcaagaATCACTAGAATCAAGGGACCATTTCAAACTAGTTCATAACAAACAACCTCTAAAAGTTGATGCATTTGTAAGTCCTGAAGTAAGGAGACCGTTATTGAAAACACCCAAAATGAAGTCACCACCAAAGAATAAAGTTCCTTCTCGATTTCTACATCAACAACTTCAACCcccaaaacaaaaatttgaaagccGCCGATTAAGCAATAAATCTTCAGTAAAGGAGCATGTGGATGCCGGCTTGAAATTTACAGagacaaaattaaagaaaaacaatgttAATGAGAACCCAAATGTTTATGTAATCCCAGATAGTGAATGGAAAAGATTACAACATTTAGACGTCATTGCTTCGATGGATGCACCAG GTGAGATGGGTAATGCTGTAAGAGTTAATGTCACTAAACTAGCTCCAGATGAGAGGTCACAGTATGATAGATTGTACAAACTAAATGGATTTAATCAGTATGTAAGTGATATGATATCGTATCACAGAAGACTGGCAGATATTAGAAATCCACA atgtaaagcaaaactttatCCAAAAGATCTTCCTAATACAAGTGTAATAATTTGTCTCCATAATGAGGCTTGGTCGGTTTTACTGCGTACTGTCCACAGTATTTTGAACCGGTCGCCACCAAAtctgatacatgaaataattCTGGTAGACGACTTTTCAGATTTAG CACATTTGAAGAAACCATTAGACGATTATATGGCAACactgaaaaaagtaaaagtatTACACACGAAAAAACGAGAAGGATTGGTGCGAGCCAGACTACTAGGGTATTCTATTACTACAGGAGATACTCTCACATTTCTTGATTCTCATGTTGAGTGCTTTCCAG gttggttagaaccATTGTTAGACAGAGTACATACTGACCCTACTGTTGCAGTAGCTCCTCTTATTCCTATCATTAGCAGTGATAGCTTCAGCAGTCAAAAATCGGTGGCTTCTCTCGTTGCAGTAGGGGggtttgatattgaaaaaatgaCATTTAATTGGAATAATATACCCCGAACACAAAGGCAACAGCGACAAAACGCGGCTGATCCACAGAA ATCACCAACAATGGCAGGCGGTTTATTTACTATCTCCAGAGATTTCTTTACAAAAATAGGAACATACGATGAAGGCATGAATATTTGGGGAGgagaaaatttagaaatatcatTCCGG GTTTGGATGTGTGGTGGTAGCCTAGAAATCCATCCTTGTTCGGCTGTAGCTCATATATTTAGAGCAGTTAGTCCTTACAAATGGGGTTCGACGCCAATTTTTGAGACCTTACGTCATAATTCTGTTCGTGTTGCGGAGGTGTGGATGGATGATTATAAAGACTATTACTATGGAACTCTCAACTTCAATTTG GGTAACTTCGGTGACATATCCTCAAGAAAAGAATTACGAAAGAAATTGAACTGTCACAGTTTTGATTG CTGA
- the LOC143064523 gene encoding polypeptide N-acetylgalactosaminyltransferase 5-like isoform X1, with product MTKITKSSFFLTIFVVSLIWFSITLMILMFHEDHIHRQYLRDNLKIQESLESRDHFKLVHNKQPLKVDAFVSPEVRRPLLKTPKMKSPPKNKVPSRFLHQQLQPPKQKFESRRLSNKSSVKEHVDAGLKFTETKLKKNNVNENPNVYVIPDSEWKRLQHLDVIASMDAPGEMGNAVRVNVTKLAPDERSQYDRLYKLNGFNQYVSDMISYHRRLADIRNPQCKAKLYPKDLPNTSVIICLHNEAWSVLLRTVHSILNRSPPNLIHEIILVDDFSDLAHLKKPLDDYMATLKKVKVLHTKKREGLVRARLLGYSITTGDTLTFLDSHVECFPGWLEPLLDRVHTDPTVAVAPLIPIISSDSFSSQKSVASLVAVGGFDIEKMTFNWNNIPRTQRQQRQNAADPQKSPTMAGGLFTISRDFFTKIGTYDEGMNIWGGENLEISFRVWMCGGSLEIHPCSAVAHIFRAVSPYKWGSTPIFETLRHNSVRVAEVWMDDYKDYYYGTLNFNLGNFGDISSRKELRKKLNCHSFDWYVKNVYPTIKLPKRALFVGELKSFLAPSVCMDSMGGGHSTTIEVQGQPCHGGGGNQFFRLTADGRIERNSACLDFNSKNKTLHFIRCDGGSTQTWQFTKDQQIKLQLWDLCLELISNRRTLAMNNCEAIPKQQWAWTKKYI from the exons ATGACTAAGATCACtaaatcatctttttttcttACCAtttttgttgtctcattgatatgGTTTTCAATCACCTTAATGATACTAATGTTTCATGAAGATCATATTCACAGACAATATTTAAGagataatttaaaaattcaagaATCACTAGAATCAAGGGACCATTTCAAACTAGTTCATAACAAACAACCTCTAAAAGTTGATGCATTTGTAAGTCCTGAAGTAAGGAGACCGTTATTGAAAACACCCAAAATGAAGTCACCACCAAAGAATAAAGTTCCTTCTCGATTTCTACATCAACAACTTCAACCcccaaaacaaaaatttgaaagccGCCGATTAAGCAATAAATCTTCAGTAAAGGAGCATGTGGATGCCGGCTTGAAATTTACAGagacaaaattaaagaaaaacaatgttAATGAGAACCCAAATGTTTATGTAATCCCAGATAGTGAATGGAAAAGATTACAACATTTAGACGTCATTGCTTCGATGGATGCACCAG GTGAGATGGGTAATGCTGTAAGAGTTAATGTCACTAAACTAGCTCCAGATGAGAGGTCACAGTATGATAGATTGTACAAACTAAATGGATTTAATCAGTATGTAAGTGATATGATATCGTATCACAGAAGACTGGCAGATATTAGAAATCCACA atgtaaagcaaaactttatCCAAAAGATCTTCCTAATACAAGTGTAATAATTTGTCTCCATAATGAGGCTTGGTCGGTTTTACTGCGTACTGTCCACAGTATTTTGAACCGGTCGCCACCAAAtctgatacatgaaataattCTGGTAGACGACTTTTCAGATTTAG CACATTTGAAGAAACCATTAGACGATTATATGGCAACactgaaaaaagtaaaagtatTACACACGAAAAAACGAGAAGGATTGGTGCGAGCCAGACTACTAGGGTATTCTATTACTACAGGAGATACTCTCACATTTCTTGATTCTCATGTTGAGTGCTTTCCAG gttggttagaaccATTGTTAGACAGAGTACATACTGACCCTACTGTTGCAGTAGCTCCTCTTATTCCTATCATTAGCAGTGATAGCTTCAGCAGTCAAAAATCGGTGGCTTCTCTCGTTGCAGTAGGGGggtttgatattgaaaaaatgaCATTTAATTGGAATAATATACCCCGAACACAAAGGCAACAGCGACAAAACGCGGCTGATCCACAGAA ATCACCAACAATGGCAGGCGGTTTATTTACTATCTCCAGAGATTTCTTTACAAAAATAGGAACATACGATGAAGGCATGAATATTTGGGGAGgagaaaatttagaaatatcatTCCGG GTTTGGATGTGTGGTGGTAGCCTAGAAATCCATCCTTGTTCGGCTGTAGCTCATATATTTAGAGCAGTTAGTCCTTACAAATGGGGTTCGACGCCAATTTTTGAGACCTTACGTCATAATTCTGTTCGTGTTGCGGAGGTGTGGATGGATGATTATAAAGACTATTACTATGGAACTCTCAACTTCAATTTG GGTAACTTCGGTGACATATCCTCAAGAAAAGAATTACGAAAGAAATTGAACTGTCACAGTTTTGATTGGTATGTGAAGAACGTTTATCCTACAATAAAACTGCCAAAGAGAGCTCTTTTTGTAGGGGAG CTGAAGAGTTTTCTAGCACCTTCTGTTTGTATGGATTCCATGGGTGGTGGACACAGTACTACAATAGAAGTCCAAGGACAGCCTTGTCATGGAGGAGGCGGAAATCAG TTCTTCAGATTAACAGCTGATGGCAGGATAGAAAGAAATAGTGCGTGTCTTGATTTTAATTCCAAAAATAAAACGCTTCATTTCATTCGTTGTGATGGAGGATCAACTCAAACTTGGCAATTTACAAAG GATCAACAAATTAAACTACAGTTATGGGATCTCTGTCTGGAACTTATATCAAACAGACGTACACTTGCAATGAACAATTGTGAAGCGATTCCAAAGCAACAATGGGCGTGGACCAAGAagtatatataa